A genomic window from Thunnus thynnus chromosome 12, fThuThy2.1, whole genome shotgun sequence includes:
- the vps4b gene encoding vacuolar protein sorting-associated protein 4B isoform X2 produces the protein MATNNNLQKAIDLASKAAQEDKAQNYEEALRLYQAAVQYFLHVVKYEAQGDKAKQSIRAKCAEYLDRAEKLKEYLKKKEKAPPAKPVKESQSDDKGNESDEGDDPEKKKFQNQLSGAIVMEKPNIKWNDVAGLEGAKEALKEAVILPIKFPHLFTGKRTPWRGILLFGPPGTGKSYLAKAVATEANNSTFFSISSSDLVSKWLGESEKLVKNLFSLAREHKPSIIFIDEIDSLCGSRSENESEAARRIKTEFLVQMQGVGNDNEGVLVLGATNIPWTLDSAIRRRFEKRIYIPLPEEHARSFMFKLHLGSTPNSLTESDFVTLGKKTDGYSGADISIIVRDALMQPVRKVQSATHFKRVRGPSRDDPNVIVDDLLTPCSPGDPNAIEMTWMEVSGEKLLEPVVCMSDMLRSQSNTKPTVNEQDLDKLKKFTEDFGQEG, from the exons ATGGCTACCAACAATAATTTACAG aaagcCATTGATCTTGCCAGCAAGGCAGCTCAAGAGGATAAAGCTCAGAACTACGAGGAGGCTCTGCGTCTGTACCAAGCTGCTGTTCAGTACTTCCTTCATGTGGTGAAAT ATGAAGCCCAGGGAGacaaagcaaaacagagcaTCCGAGCAAAATGTGCCGAATACTTGGACAGAGCGGAGAAGTTGAAGGAGTATctaaagaagaaagagaaagctCCTCCTGCTAAGCCTGTCAAAGAGTCACAGTCTGATGACAAagg gAATGAGAGTGATGAAGGTGATGATCCAGAGAAAAAGAAGTTCCAAAATCAGCTCTCAG gtgCAATTGTTATGGAGAAGCCAAACATCAAGTGGAATGATGTTGCTGGTTTGGAGGGAGCCAAGGAGGCGCTGAAAGAAGCGGTTATTCTTCCAATCAAATTCCCCCACCTTTTCACAG GAAAGAGAACTCCGTGGAGGGGGATCTTGCTATTTGGACCTCCAGGTACAGGAAAGTCATATCTGGCCAAAGCTGTTGCCACAGAGGCAAACAACTCAACcttcttctccatctcctcGTCTGACCTTGTCTCCAAATGGCTGGGAGAGAGTGAAAA GTTGGTAAAGAATCTTTTCAGCCTTGCCAGGGAGCACAAGCCTTCCATCATCTTCATCGATGAGATCGACTCCCTGTGCGGCTCAAGAAGTGAGAACGAGAGCGAGGCTGCTCGCCGTATTAAGACAGAGTTCTTGGTTCAGATGCAGG gTGTGGGCAACGACAATGAAGGAGTGCTGGTACTTGGGGCAACAAACATCCCATGGACTCTAGACTCTGCCATCAGGAGAAG ATTTGAAAAGAGGATCTACATCCCGCTGCCTGAAGAGCACGCCCGCTCCTTCATGTTCAAGCTCCATCTGGGCTCCACCCCCAACAGTCTCACCGAATCTGACTTTGTCACTCTGGGCAAGAAAACAGATGGATACTCGGGTGCAGATATCAGTATCATTGTCAGAGACGCTCTAATGCAGCCAGTTAGGAAGGTCCAGTCAGCAACCCACTTCAAACGG GTACGAGGGCCATCGAGAGACGACCCCAACGTTATTGTAGACGATCTCTTGACCCCTTGCTCACCTGGGGATCCCAACGCAATTGAAATGACATGGATGGAAGTCTCTGGGGAAAAGCTATTGGAACCTGTAGTTTGCATG tcTGACATGCTGAGGTCTCAGTCCAACACCAAGCCAACAGTTAATGAACAAGATctggacaaactgaaaaaattcACAGAGGACTTTGGACAGGAAGGCTAG
- the vps4b gene encoding vacuolar protein sorting-associated protein 4B isoform X1, with protein MEPTNLQKAIAVAQKASQEDQAGNYEEAIRSYQHAVKYFLHIVKREPQGKDGNQKIRDKCKQYLDRVEELQEYLVNKEKAIDLASKAAQEDKAQNYEEALRLYQAAVQYFLHVVKYEAQGDKAKQSIRAKCAEYLDRAEKLKEYLKKKEKAPPAKPVKESQSDDKGNESDEGDDPEKKKFQNQLSGAIVMEKPNIKWNDVAGLEGAKEALKEAVILPIKFPHLFTGKRTPWRGILLFGPPGTGKSYLAKAVATEANNSTFFSISSSDLVSKWLGESEKLVKNLFSLAREHKPSIIFIDEIDSLCGSRSENESEAARRIKTEFLVQMQGVGNDNEGVLVLGATNIPWTLDSAIRRRFEKRIYIPLPEEHARSFMFKLHLGSTPNSLTESDFVTLGKKTDGYSGADISIIVRDALMQPVRKVQSATHFKRVRGPSRDDPNVIVDDLLTPCSPGDPNAIEMTWMEVSGEKLLEPVVCMSDMLRSQSNTKPTVNEQDLDKLKKFTEDFGQEG; from the exons ATGGAGCCCACAAATCTACAG AAAGCTATTGCCGTAGCACAGAAGGCCTCACAGGAGGATCAGGCTGGGAACTATGAAGAGGCCATCCGCTCCTACCAACACGCTGTCAAGTACTTTCTGCACATCGTAAAAC GTGAACCCCAGGGTAAAGATGGCAACCAGAAGATCAGAGATAAATGCAAACAGTACCTGGACAGAGTGGAAGAGCTACAGGAGTACCTTGTGAATAAAGAG aaagcCATTGATCTTGCCAGCAAGGCAGCTCAAGAGGATAAAGCTCAGAACTACGAGGAGGCTCTGCGTCTGTACCAAGCTGCTGTTCAGTACTTCCTTCATGTGGTGAAAT ATGAAGCCCAGGGAGacaaagcaaaacagagcaTCCGAGCAAAATGTGCCGAATACTTGGACAGAGCGGAGAAGTTGAAGGAGTATctaaagaagaaagagaaagctCCTCCTGCTAAGCCTGTCAAAGAGTCACAGTCTGATGACAAagg gAATGAGAGTGATGAAGGTGATGATCCAGAGAAAAAGAAGTTCCAAAATCAGCTCTCAG gtgCAATTGTTATGGAGAAGCCAAACATCAAGTGGAATGATGTTGCTGGTTTGGAGGGAGCCAAGGAGGCGCTGAAAGAAGCGGTTATTCTTCCAATCAAATTCCCCCACCTTTTCACAG GAAAGAGAACTCCGTGGAGGGGGATCTTGCTATTTGGACCTCCAGGTACAGGAAAGTCATATCTGGCCAAAGCTGTTGCCACAGAGGCAAACAACTCAACcttcttctccatctcctcGTCTGACCTTGTCTCCAAATGGCTGGGAGAGAGTGAAAA GTTGGTAAAGAATCTTTTCAGCCTTGCCAGGGAGCACAAGCCTTCCATCATCTTCATCGATGAGATCGACTCCCTGTGCGGCTCAAGAAGTGAGAACGAGAGCGAGGCTGCTCGCCGTATTAAGACAGAGTTCTTGGTTCAGATGCAGG gTGTGGGCAACGACAATGAAGGAGTGCTGGTACTTGGGGCAACAAACATCCCATGGACTCTAGACTCTGCCATCAGGAGAAG ATTTGAAAAGAGGATCTACATCCCGCTGCCTGAAGAGCACGCCCGCTCCTTCATGTTCAAGCTCCATCTGGGCTCCACCCCCAACAGTCTCACCGAATCTGACTTTGTCACTCTGGGCAAGAAAACAGATGGATACTCGGGTGCAGATATCAGTATCATTGTCAGAGACGCTCTAATGCAGCCAGTTAGGAAGGTCCAGTCAGCAACCCACTTCAAACGG GTACGAGGGCCATCGAGAGACGACCCCAACGTTATTGTAGACGATCTCTTGACCCCTTGCTCACCTGGGGATCCCAACGCAATTGAAATGACATGGATGGAAGTCTCTGGGGAAAAGCTATTGGAACCTGTAGTTTGCATG tcTGACATGCTGAGGTCTCAGTCCAACACCAAGCCAACAGTTAATGAACAAGATctggacaaactgaaaaaattcACAGAGGACTTTGGACAGGAAGGCTAG